The following proteins are co-located in the Salvelinus fontinalis isolate EN_2023a chromosome 29, ASM2944872v1, whole genome shotgun sequence genome:
- the LOC129827256 gene encoding transcription cofactor vestigial-like protein 3 → MAVRSGSPQEVVKTEVQSDRVIFTYFQGDIGSMVDQHFTRALGKAGKNKAPSGKGKKSRKAVKSESDLTSCQWGVSTPSWSEGHFAPVSGSLQLSNTKESSSSHPPALDSPDESPSPWAFASRQHGGLGLPAMAYPHAMSSEGLGVTGQHYTNSLLNLLHSDRSEVAADLVSGSKPELFPSWTGHPVFREPMNPDSGIVLEKKDLYWY, encoded by the exons ATGGCAGTTCGTTCAGGTAGCCCCCAGGAAGTTGTAAAGACAGAGGTGCAGTCCGATAGAGTCATCTTCACCTACTTCCAGGGTGACATTGGTAGCATGGTGGACCAACACTTCACCCGTGCCCTCGGCAAGGCCGGCAAGAACAAGGCCCCCAGCGGGAAGGGCAAAAAGAGCCGCAAAGCTGTCAAATCTG AGTCTGACTTAACGTCTTGTCAGTGGGGTGTCTCAACCCCATCCTGGTCTGAAGGCCACTTTGCCCCTGTCTCTGGTTCCCTTCAGCTGAGCAACACCAAGGAGTCCAGCTCCAGCCACCCCCCCGCCCTCGACTCCCCAGACGAGAGCCCCAGCCCCTGGGCCTTCGCCTCTAGGCAACATGGTGGTCTGGGCCTGCCCGCCATGGCCTATCCCCATGCCATGTCCTCTGAGGGCCTGGGGGTCACTGGACAGCATTACACCAACTCCCTGCTCAATCTCCTCCACAGTGACCGGTCAGAGGTGGCTGCAGACTTGGTCTCAGGTTCCAAACCAGAGCTTTTCCCTAGCTGGACGGGTCACCCGGTCTTCAGAGAACCCATGAACCCTGACTCAG GAATAGTTCTGGAGAAAAAGGACCTGTATTGGTATTAA